Proteins encoded in a region of the Saccharothrix ecbatanensis genome:
- a CDS encoding DUF2631 domain-containing protein, with the protein MSSSSELAKRRAVDPHEEPSAEWGWHGGFPKGIKIAGWLSTLGVFSLLIGNHQGRTEDLWVVLTGITMAALLVWDQVRSRTSWRR; encoded by the coding sequence GTGTCTTCGTCCTCGGAACTGGCCAAGCGTCGGGCGGTAGACCCCCACGAGGAGCCGTCGGCCGAGTGGGGTTGGCACGGCGGGTTCCCCAAGGGCATCAAGATCGCCGGCTGGCTGTCGACCCTGGGTGTCTTCTCCCTGCTGATCGGCAACCACCAGGGCCGCACCGAAGACCTCTGGGTCGTCCTCACCGGCATCACCATGGCCGCCCTCCTGGTCTGGGACCAGGTCCGCAGCCGCACCTCCTGGCGCCGCTGA
- the rlmN gene encoding 23S rRNA (adenine(2503)-C(2))-methyltransferase RlmN gives MTALPLVFDAPKRGLPPRHLADLSADQRREAVAALGEKPFRAAQLSNHYFGRLTVDPDAMTDIPAATRDRLVADLMPPLWTELRSVEADAGTTRKTLLRAHDGTLVESVLMRYPDRATLCISSQAGCGMACPFCATGQGGLTRNLSTAEIVDQVRRGAAAMRDGELPGGPGRLSNIVFMGMGEPLANYRRVVDAVHRICDPAPDGLGISQRSVTVSTVGLVPAIRKLTEENLQVRLAVSLHTPDDELRDTLVPVNTRWKVSEVMEAARGYADKTGRRVSIEYALIRDINDQPWRADMLGKLLRRYLGQLVHVNVIPLNPTPGSKWDASPKPVEREFVRRVNDQGVACTVRDTRGQEIAAACGQLAAEG, from the coding sequence ATGACTGCCCTCCCCCTTGTTTTCGACGCGCCCAAGCGCGGTCTGCCGCCGCGCCACCTCGCCGACCTCTCCGCCGACCAGCGTCGAGAGGCGGTCGCCGCGCTCGGTGAGAAGCCGTTCCGCGCGGCGCAGCTGTCGAACCACTACTTCGGCCGGCTGACCGTCGATCCGGACGCGATGACCGACATCCCTGCCGCCACCCGGGACCGCCTGGTCGCCGACCTCATGCCGCCGTTGTGGACGGAGCTGCGCAGCGTCGAGGCCGATGCCGGCACGACGCGCAAGACGTTGCTGCGCGCGCACGACGGGACGTTGGTCGAGAGCGTCCTGATGCGCTATCCCGACCGGGCGACGCTGTGCATCTCGTCGCAGGCGGGTTGCGGGATGGCGTGTCCGTTCTGCGCGACCGGCCAGGGTGGGCTGACCCGGAACCTGTCCACGGCGGAGATCGTGGACCAGGTGCGGCGCGGTGCGGCGGCCATGCGTGACGGCGAGCTGCCCGGTGGGCCGGGGCGGTTGTCCAACATCGTGTTCATGGGCATGGGCGAGCCGCTGGCGAACTACCGTCGCGTGGTCGACGCGGTGCACCGGATCTGCGACCCGGCGCCGGACGGGTTGGGGATCTCGCAGCGTTCGGTGACGGTGTCGACGGTGGGTCTGGTGCCGGCGATCCGGAAGCTGACCGAGGAGAACCTCCAGGTGCGGCTGGCCGTGTCGCTGCACACGCCGGACGACGAGCTGCGCGACACGCTCGTGCCGGTCAACACCCGGTGGAAGGTCTCCGAGGTCATGGAGGCGGCGCGGGGTTACGCGGACAAGACCGGCCGTCGGGTGTCGATCGAGTACGCCCTGATCCGCGACATCAACGACCAGCCGTGGCGCGCGGACATGCTCGGCAAGCTGCTGCGCCGGTACCTGGGCCAGTTGGTCCACGTCAACGTCATCCCGCTGAACCCGACGCCGGGCTCGAAGTGGGACGCGTCGCCGAAGCCCGTGGAGCGCGAGTTCGTCCGCCGGGTCAACGACCAGGGCGTGGCCTGCACCGTCCGCGACACCCGAGGCCAGGAAATCGCCGCCGCCTGCGGCCAGCTAGCCGCCGAGGGCTGA
- a CDS encoding PadR family transcriptional regulator, whose product MSQPIDKRSTAMFFPGHGPHGHRHHREHGFGEPGRGFGGGFGRGGPFHGPPMVPPMPPEPPGFPGRGRGRGGGRGGGGRQRKGNVRAAILTLLAERPMHGYEMIQEISGRTDGLWRPSPGSVYPTLQMLADEGLVASTDEAGGKKLFTLTETGQAEAAKLQGVPPWQQVTDDLDTHAAKLRTAARHLGAAMQQMAHAGTREQQARAVEVLSEARRKLYAILGELDVEEDDPEE is encoded by the coding sequence ATGTCACAACCGATCGACAAGAGGAGTACAGCGATGTTCTTCCCAGGACATGGCCCGCACGGGCACAGGCACCACCGCGAGCACGGCTTCGGTGAACCGGGACGCGGCTTCGGCGGCGGTTTCGGTCGGGGCGGCCCGTTCCACGGTCCCCCGATGGTGCCGCCGATGCCCCCCGAGCCGCCCGGATTCCCAGGTCGCGGCAGGGGTCGGGGCGGGGGCCGGGGCGGGGGCGGCAGGCAGCGCAAGGGCAACGTCCGCGCGGCGATCCTCACGCTGCTGGCCGAACGCCCCATGCACGGCTACGAGATGATCCAGGAGATCTCCGGCCGCACGGACGGGCTCTGGCGGCCCAGCCCCGGGTCGGTCTACCCGACCCTCCAGATGCTCGCCGACGAAGGCCTGGTCGCCTCGACCGACGAGGCGGGCGGCAAGAAGTTGTTCACGCTGACCGAGACCGGTCAGGCGGAAGCGGCGAAGCTCCAGGGCGTGCCGCCGTGGCAGCAGGTCACCGACGACCTCGACACGCACGCCGCGAAACTGCGCACGGCAGCACGCCACCTCGGTGCGGCGATGCAGCAGATGGCCCACGCGGGCACGCGTGAGCAGCAGGCGCGGGCCGTCGAAGTCCTCAGTGAGGCCCGACGCAAGCTCTACGCCATCCTCGGTGAGCTCGACGTCGAGGAAGACGACCCGGAAGAGTGA
- a CDS encoding aldo/keto reductase, whose translation MENRNAGRLGRQVGVVGLGCWQLGADWGQVEESDALAVLHAAADTGVNFFDTADVYGDGRSETLVGKFLRERGDAGITVATKMGRRVEQTPENYNRDNFLAWNDRSRANLGVDTLDLVQLHCPPTSVYSTDEVFDTLDEMVQAKRIAAYGVSVETVEEALTAIARPGVASVQIILNALRLKPLERVLPAAAEADVAIIARVPLASGLLSGKYTASTTFGADDHRNYNRNGDAFDVGETFSGVPFEVGLEAVERLRALVPAGATMAQFALRWIVDQPGVTVVIPGARNAEQARANSAAADLAPLSASAQDEVRAVYDSLIRPLVHDRW comes from the coding sequence GTGGAGAACAGGAACGCGGGCAGGTTGGGTCGGCAGGTCGGCGTCGTGGGTCTCGGCTGCTGGCAACTCGGCGCGGACTGGGGCCAGGTCGAGGAGTCCGACGCGCTGGCGGTGCTGCACGCCGCCGCGGACACCGGCGTGAACTTCTTCGACACCGCCGACGTGTACGGCGACGGCCGCAGCGAGACGCTGGTCGGCAAGTTCCTGCGCGAGCGCGGCGACGCCGGCATCACGGTGGCCACCAAGATGGGCCGCCGGGTCGAGCAGACGCCGGAGAACTACAACCGCGACAACTTCCTGGCCTGGAACGACCGGTCGCGCGCCAACCTCGGCGTGGACACGCTCGACCTGGTGCAGCTGCACTGCCCGCCGACGTCGGTCTACTCGACCGACGAGGTGTTCGACACGCTGGACGAGATGGTGCAGGCCAAGCGGATCGCCGCGTACGGCGTGAGCGTGGAGACGGTCGAGGAGGCGCTGACCGCCATCGCCCGACCGGGTGTGGCGAGCGTCCAGATCATCCTGAACGCGTTGCGGCTCAAGCCGTTGGAGCGGGTGCTGCCCGCGGCGGCGGAGGCGGACGTGGCGATCATCGCCCGCGTTCCGCTCGCCTCGGGACTGCTGTCCGGCAAGTACACCGCGTCGACCACGTTCGGGGCCGACGACCACCGCAACTACAACCGCAACGGTGACGCGTTCGACGTCGGCGAGACGTTCTCCGGCGTGCCGTTCGAGGTCGGCCTGGAGGCGGTGGAGCGGCTGCGTGCCCTCGTGCCCGCCGGGGCGACCATGGCGCAGTTCGCGCTGCGGTGGATCGTGGACCAGCCGGGCGTCACCGTCGTCATCCCCGGCGCGCGCAACGCCGAGCAGGCTCGTGCCAACTCGGCCGCCGCCGACCTCGCGCCGTTGTCGGCGTCGGCTCAGGACGAGGTGCGCGCGGTGTACGACTCGCTGATCCGCCCGCTGGTCCACGACCGCTGGTAG
- a CDS encoding class I SAM-dependent methyltransferase, with the protein MKGFVRAALAAIRPVDVLPSPNIWHWPEIYEIENRAQDADGAIWSALREECDWAGRDVVDVGCGDGFHLPEFARTARSVTGVEPHPPLVRRARGRVADLPNAEAVAGPAQRLPLGDASADLVHARTAYFFGPGCEPGMREADRVLRPGGTLAIVDLDGFAEPYGPWLCADEPRYNPVAVEGFFTAEGFSMRRVRALWRFDRREDLEAVLRIEFSKAVAEKAIACTPGLSFEVGYRVHVRRKPAGIVLP; encoded by the coding sequence GTGAAGGGATTCGTCCGCGCCGCGTTGGCCGCCATCCGGCCGGTCGACGTGCTGCCGAGCCCGAACATCTGGCACTGGCCGGAGATCTACGAGATCGAGAACCGGGCGCAGGACGCCGACGGCGCCATCTGGAGCGCGCTGCGCGAGGAGTGCGACTGGGCCGGGCGTGACGTGGTGGACGTCGGCTGTGGCGACGGGTTCCACCTGCCCGAGTTCGCCCGGACGGCGCGTTCGGTGACGGGTGTCGAGCCGCACCCGCCGTTGGTGCGGCGTGCTCGTGGGCGGGTGGCGGACCTGCCGAACGCGGAGGCGGTGGCTGGGCCGGCGCAACGCCTTCCGCTGGGCGACGCGAGTGCGGACCTGGTGCACGCGCGCACGGCGTACTTCTTCGGCCCGGGGTGTGAGCCGGGCATGCGTGAGGCGGACCGGGTGCTGCGTCCGGGCGGCACGCTGGCGATCGTGGACCTCGACGGGTTCGCGGAGCCGTACGGGCCGTGGTTGTGCGCCGACGAGCCCCGCTACAACCCCGTGGCCGTGGAGGGCTTCTTCACCGCCGAGGGGTTCTCGATGCGTCGCGTGCGCGCGCTCTGGCGGTTCGACCGCCGCGAGGACCTGGAAGCCGTGTTGCGCATCGAGTTCTCGAAAGCGGTCGCGGAGAAGGCCATCGCGTGCACGCCCGGCCTGTCGTTCGAGGTCGGCTACCGCGTGCACGTGAGACGCAAGCCGGCCGGGATTGTGCTGCCGTGA
- a CDS encoding VOC family protein, translating into MSIVPNSPALAELHYGAPCWVDIATSDLQATVDFYAGLFGWYFSDVQGRTVALVDGLPVAELVAADQPSAWTLYLNTPHARATADKAHALGGTVLGEPSDLVTLLADPTGAVVGFRHVPADWVFGTVGHGAYAWAELNTRDGHGADEFFGELCGYEITQIGDGKAVDYTIWALHGHTVLGRQRMGRAFAPGTPPHWMVYFTAAPEIGTDSAASRVLELGGRVTVEPYDTPFGRITVVADHTGAVFSVIDPSRTTPLSDDDTGSRVDDPYDD; encoded by the coding sequence GTGTCGATCGTCCCGAATTCTCCCGCGTTGGCCGAACTGCACTACGGCGCGCCGTGCTGGGTGGACATCGCCACCAGCGACCTCCAGGCCACGGTCGACTTCTACGCCGGTCTCTTCGGCTGGTACTTCTCCGACGTCCAGGGCCGCACGGTCGCGCTGGTCGACGGGCTGCCGGTGGCCGAACTCGTCGCCGCCGACCAGCCGAGCGCGTGGACGCTGTACCTGAACACGCCGCACGCCCGTGCCACCGCCGACAAGGCGCACGCGTTGGGCGGCACGGTGCTCGGCGAACCGTCCGACCTGGTCACGCTGCTCGCCGACCCGACCGGGGCGGTGGTCGGCTTCCGGCACGTGCCGGCCGACTGGGTGTTCGGCACCGTCGGGCACGGCGCGTACGCGTGGGCCGAGCTGAACACCCGTGACGGGCACGGGGCGGACGAGTTCTTCGGCGAGCTGTGCGGCTACGAAATCACCCAGATCGGTGACGGCAAGGCAGTCGACTACACGATCTGGGCACTGCACGGCCACACCGTGCTCGGCCGGCAGCGGATGGGCCGTGCGTTCGCGCCGGGCACCCCGCCGCACTGGATGGTGTACTTCACCGCCGCGCCGGAGATCGGCACGGACTCGGCCGCGTCCCGGGTGCTCGAACTGGGCGGACGCGTCACCGTGGAGCCGTACGACACGCCGTTCGGCCGGATCACGGTCGTCGCCGACCACACGGGCGCGGTGTTCTCGGTGATCGACCCATCCCGCACCACACCGCTGTCCGACGACGACACCGGCTCACGCGTAGACGACCCGTACGACGACTAG
- a CDS encoding phosphatidate cytidylyltransferase, with the protein MSGGGDQDAPEKSVSRAGRNLPAAIAVGLGMGAVILVALLTVRELFVGVVAAAVAVSMYELTGALKRSAGIRVAMVPVLLGGQAVVWLAWPFGRDGVLSAFVLTILVCLIWRLKDGSNGYLRDVTASIFTVAYVAVFAAFAVMLVVPDDGVFRVLAFLIGVVLSDTGGYAAGVLFGKHPMAPTISPKKSWEGFAGSMVAGMGGGAITVGVMLDGQWWQGVLFGAALVVTATTGDLVESLIKRDLKIKDMGTLLPGHGGLMDRMDSLLPSAVVAWLLLYVFV; encoded by the coding sequence GTGTCAGGCGGCGGTGACCAGGACGCGCCGGAGAAGAGCGTGTCACGCGCGGGGCGCAACCTGCCCGCGGCCATCGCCGTGGGTCTCGGCATGGGCGCCGTCATCCTTGTCGCGCTGTTGACGGTGCGCGAGTTGTTCGTCGGCGTCGTCGCCGCCGCGGTGGCCGTGTCCATGTACGAGCTGACGGGCGCGCTCAAGCGCAGCGCGGGCATCCGGGTGGCGATGGTGCCCGTGCTGCTGGGCGGGCAGGCCGTGGTGTGGCTGGCCTGGCCGTTCGGGCGCGACGGGGTGCTGAGCGCGTTCGTGCTGACCATCCTGGTGTGCCTGATCTGGCGGCTCAAGGACGGCTCGAACGGCTACCTGCGGGACGTCACCGCGTCCATCTTCACGGTCGCGTACGTGGCCGTGTTCGCGGCGTTCGCGGTCATGCTGGTCGTGCCCGACGACGGCGTGTTCCGCGTCCTGGCGTTCCTGATCGGCGTCGTGCTGTCCGACACCGGCGGGTACGCGGCCGGTGTGCTCTTCGGCAAGCACCCGATGGCCCCCACCATCAGCCCGAAGAAGTCCTGGGAGGGTTTCGCGGGCTCGATGGTGGCGGGCATGGGCGGTGGCGCGATCACCGTCGGCGTGATGCTGGACGGCCAGTGGTGGCAGGGCGTGCTGTTCGGCGCGGCGCTGGTGGTCACCGCGACGACCGGCGACCTGGTCGAGTCGCTGATCAAGCGCGATCTCAAGATCAAGGACATGGGCACGCTGCTGCCCGGCCACGGCGGGCTGATGGACCGGATGGACTCGCTGCTGCCGTCGGCCGTGGTGGCCTGGCTGCTGCTGTACGTGTTCGTCTAG
- the frr gene encoding ribosome recycling factor: MIDETLLDAEEKMEKAVSVAKEDLAAVRTGRANPSMFSRIVVEYYGSPTPLNQLASVAIPEARMAVIKPYDATQLNAVEKAIRDSDLGVNPSNDGSIIRVVIPQLSEERRREMVKVAKSKGEDAKVSIRNIRRKAKEELDRLVKDGEVGEDDGSRAEKELENVTHRYVAQIDDLVKHKEAELLEV; the protein is encoded by the coding sequence GTGATTGACGAGACCCTCCTCGACGCCGAGGAGAAGATGGAAAAAGCGGTGTCAGTGGCGAAGGAGGACCTGGCCGCGGTGCGCACCGGCCGTGCCAACCCCTCGATGTTCTCCCGCATCGTGGTCGAGTACTACGGTTCGCCGACCCCGTTGAACCAGCTCGCCAGCGTCGCCATCCCGGAGGCGCGCATGGCGGTGATCAAGCCCTACGACGCCACCCAGCTGAACGCGGTCGAGAAGGCCATCCGCGACTCGGACCTGGGCGTGAACCCGAGCAACGACGGCTCGATCATCCGCGTGGTGATCCCGCAGCTGTCCGAGGAACGTCGGCGCGAGATGGTGAAGGTCGCCAAGAGCAAGGGCGAGGACGCCAAGGTGTCCATCCGCAACATCCGCCGCAAGGCCAAGGAAGAGCTGGACCGCCTGGTCAAGGACGGCGAGGTCGGCGAGGACGACGGCTCCCGCGCCGAGAAGGAGCTGGAGAACGTCACCCACCGGTACGTCGCCCAGATCGACGACCTGGTCAAGCACAAGGAAGCCGAGCTGCTTGAGGTCTAG
- the pyrH gene encoding UMP kinase encodes MLKLGGEMFGGGGVGVDPDVVQTVSRQIAAVVRSGVQVAVVIGGGNFFRGAELQQRGMDRSRADYMGMLGTVMNCLALQDFLEREHGIETRVQTAITMGQIAESYIPRRAMRHLDKGRVVIFGGGAGMPYFSTDTTAAQRALEIGCEVVLMAKAVDGVYTADPKTDPDALMFDNITHREVLERGLNVADATAFSLCMDNNMPIMVFNLLTEGNIARAVRGEKIGTLVSTPGGRPSF; translated from the coding sequence ATGCTCAAGCTGGGCGGCGAGATGTTCGGCGGCGGCGGTGTCGGCGTCGACCCCGACGTCGTGCAGACAGTGTCGCGCCAGATCGCCGCGGTCGTCCGGAGCGGGGTGCAGGTCGCGGTCGTCATCGGCGGCGGCAACTTCTTCCGCGGCGCCGAGTTGCAGCAGCGCGGCATGGACCGCAGCCGCGCCGACTACATGGGCATGCTCGGCACCGTGATGAACTGCCTCGCCCTTCAGGACTTCCTGGAACGCGAGCACGGCATCGAGACCCGCGTGCAGACGGCCATCACGATGGGCCAGATCGCCGAGTCCTACATCCCCCGCCGGGCCATGCGACACCTTGACAAGGGGCGCGTGGTGATCTTCGGCGGCGGCGCCGGAATGCCGTACTTCTCCACGGACACCACGGCCGCGCAGCGCGCGCTGGAGATCGGTTGTGAGGTCGTCCTGATGGCCAAGGCCGTTGACGGCGTCTACACCGCCGACCCGAAGACCGACCCGGACGCGCTGATGTTCGACAACATCACCCACCGGGAAGTGCTGGAACGCGGACTGAACGTCGCCGACGCGACCGCGTTCAGCCTGTGCATGGACAACAACATGCCGATCATGGTCTTCAACCTGCTCACCGAGGGCAACATCGCCCGCGCCGTCCGTGGTGAGAAGATCGGCACACTGGTGAGCACCCCCGGTGGTCGCCCGTCCTTCTAG
- the tsf gene encoding translation elongation factor Ts produces MANYTAADVKRLRELTAAGMMDCKKALEETDGDFDKAIEILRIKGAKDVGKRAERTTSNGLVVAEDGVMIELRCETDFVAKNDDFQELASRIVAVAKATRPADVDVLKAAELDGKSIEAVVQEFSAKIGEKLELAKVAVFDGTVTTYLHRRAADLPPAVGVMVEYSGDNEDAARGTAMQIAAMRPRFLTRDEVPADIVANERHIAEETAREEGKPEAALSKIVEGRVNGFFKEVVLLEQSSVTESKKTVKAVLDEAGVTVTRFARFEVGQA; encoded by the coding sequence ATGGCGAACTACACCGCCGCTGACGTGAAGCGCCTCCGCGAGCTGACCGCCGCAGGCATGATGGACTGCAAGAAGGCGCTTGAGGAGACCGACGGCGACTTCGACAAGGCGATCGAGATCCTGCGGATCAAGGGTGCGAAGGACGTCGGCAAGCGCGCCGAGCGCACGACCTCCAACGGCCTCGTCGTGGCCGAGGACGGCGTGATGATCGAGCTGCGCTGCGAGACGGACTTCGTCGCGAAGAACGACGACTTCCAGGAGCTGGCCTCCCGGATCGTCGCCGTCGCCAAGGCCACGCGCCCGGCCGACGTCGACGTCCTGAAGGCCGCGGAGCTCGACGGCAAGAGCATCGAAGCGGTCGTGCAGGAGTTCTCCGCGAAGATCGGCGAGAAGCTGGAGCTGGCCAAGGTCGCCGTTTTCGACGGCACCGTGACCACCTACCTGCACCGCCGCGCCGCGGACCTGCCGCCGGCCGTCGGCGTGATGGTCGAGTACTCCGGCGACAACGAGGACGCCGCCCGCGGCACCGCGATGCAGATCGCCGCGATGCGCCCGCGCTTCCTCACCCGGGACGAGGTCCCCGCGGACATCGTGGCCAACGAGCGCCACATCGCCGAGGAGACCGCTCGCGAGGAGGGCAAGCCGGAAGCGGCGCTGTCCAAGATCGTCGAGGGTCGGGTGAACGGCTTCTTCAAGGAAGTCGTGCTCTTGGAGCAGTCATCCGTGACGGAGTCCAAGAAGACCGTCAAGGCCGTGCTGGACGAGGCCGGGGTCACCGTGACCCGCTTCGCCCGGTTCGAGGTCGGCCAGGCCTGA
- the rpsB gene encoding 30S ribosomal protein S2 yields the protein MAVVTMKQLLDSGVHFGHQTRRWNPKMKRYIFTERNGIYIIDLQQTLTYIDRAYEFVRETVAHGGSILFIGTKKQAQEAIANEALRVGMPFVNQRWLGGMLTNFSTVHKRLQRLKELESMEQTGGFQGFTKKEILMMNREKDKLERTLGGIRDMSKVPSAVWIVDTKKEHIAVGEARKLNIPIVAILDTNCDPDEVDYPIPGNDDAIRSAALLTKVVAEAAAAGLMARSGARTKAAEGEDKPEPGQDEPLAEWEQELLVGADVPAAAAAAAPEEPAAEEPAAEAPAAESSEPAQS from the coding sequence ATGGCCGTCGTCACCATGAAGCAGCTGCTCGACAGCGGCGTGCACTTCGGGCACCAGACCCGCCGCTGGAACCCGAAGATGAAGCGCTACATCTTCACCGAGCGCAATGGCATCTACATCATCGACCTCCAGCAGACGCTGACCTACATCGACCGGGCTTACGAGTTCGTTCGGGAAACGGTCGCGCACGGCGGTTCGATCCTGTTCATCGGCACGAAGAAGCAGGCGCAGGAGGCCATCGCCAACGAGGCCCTCCGCGTCGGCATGCCCTTCGTGAACCAGCGTTGGCTGGGCGGCATGCTCACCAACTTCTCCACGGTCCACAAGCGCCTCCAGCGGCTCAAGGAACTTGAGTCGATGGAGCAGACCGGCGGTTTCCAGGGTTTCACCAAGAAGGAAATCCTGATGATGAACCGTGAGAAGGACAAGCTGGAGCGCACGCTCGGCGGTATCCGCGACATGTCCAAGGTGCCCAGCGCCGTGTGGATCGTGGACACCAAGAAGGAGCACATCGCCGTCGGCGAGGCGCGCAAGCTGAACATCCCGATCGTGGCGATCCTCGACACGAACTGCGACCCGGACGAGGTCGACTACCCGATTCCGGGTAACGACGACGCGATCCGGTCCGCCGCGCTGCTGACCAAGGTGGTGGCCGAGGCCGCCGCCGCCGGTCTGATGGCGCGCTCCGGCGCCCGCACCAAGGCCGCCGAGGGCGAGGACAAGCCCGAGCCCGGCCAGGACGAGCCGCTGGCCGAGTGGGAGCAGGAGCTGCTGGTGGGCGCGGACGTGCCCGCTGCTGCCGCTGCCGCCGCTCCCGAGGAGCCTGCTGCCGAGGAGCCTGCTGCCGAGGCGCCCGCCGCCGAGAGCAGCGAGCCCGCGCAGTCCTGA
- a CDS encoding M23 family metallopeptidase produces MFEAPATEYAAGHRGVDLAAPPGAAVLAAGDAVVLHAGPVADRPVISLLHAGGLRTTYEPVEVSVRRGQPVRRGDRIGTLRAGHEGCPTEACLHWGALRVVPRRTYLDPLRLLSPGPVRLLPSAATTPPGPQPTRSLTSPRPLTPGCQPTCPGQSLAAGPQNRPGPRPAR; encoded by the coding sequence GTGTTCGAGGCCCCGGCGACCGAGTACGCCGCCGGGCACCGAGGAGTGGACCTGGCCGCACCCCCGGGCGCCGCAGTCCTCGCCGCGGGTGACGCGGTGGTGCTGCACGCGGGCCCGGTGGCGGACCGGCCGGTGATCTCGCTGTTGCACGCGGGCGGCCTGCGGACGACGTACGAGCCGGTGGAGGTCAGCGTGCGGAGAGGTCAGCCGGTGCGCCGGGGTGACCGGATCGGCACACTGCGCGCGGGTCACGAGGGCTGCCCGACAGAAGCCTGCCTCCACTGGGGCGCACTACGCGTAGTGCCCAGGCGCACCTACCTGGACCCGTTGCGCCTCCTATCCCCCGGCCCGGTCCGCCTGCTGCCAAGCGCGGCCACCACCCCACCCGGCCCTCAACCCACCCGCTCGCTGACCTCGCCCCGCCCACTAACCCCTGGCTGCCAACCCACTTGCCCCGGCCAGTCGCTAGCCGCCGGCCCTCAAAACCGACCCGGCCCCCGACCCGCCCGCTAG
- a CDS encoding FliA/WhiG family RNA polymerase sigma factor — protein MGRPAHGASERTADDVEAGIIALWHTYGQSRQQALRDRLVLHYAPLVKYVAGRVGTGLPAHVDVGDLIQSGIFGLVDAIEKFEPERGLKFETYAMQRIRGAILDDLRSQDWVPRSVRSRARDVERALERLGARFQRTPTDRELAAELKIGLGELRELYAQLQLTSVVALDELIAAGRSTGGAGSSLAESLPDEGAEDPIATLVDLDSRRQLADAIAQLAERDRVVVTLYYFENLTLAEIGKVLGVTESRVCQLHTRAVLRLRTKLNEQLEA, from the coding sequence GTGGGGAGGCCGGCCCACGGGGCATCCGAGCGCACCGCGGATGACGTGGAAGCCGGGATCATCGCGCTCTGGCACACCTACGGCCAGTCGCGACAGCAAGCTCTCCGGGACCGGCTCGTGCTCCACTACGCGCCGCTGGTGAAGTACGTCGCGGGCCGAGTCGGCACCGGCCTGCCCGCGCACGTCGACGTGGGCGACCTGATCCAGTCCGGCATCTTCGGCCTGGTCGACGCGATCGAGAAGTTCGAGCCCGAGCGGGGCCTGAAGTTCGAGACCTACGCGATGCAGCGCATCCGCGGCGCGATCCTCGACGACCTCCGCTCGCAGGACTGGGTGCCCCGCTCGGTCCGCAGCCGGGCCCGCGACGTCGAGCGCGCCCTTGAACGCCTAGGCGCACGGTTCCAACGCACCCCGACCGACCGCGAGCTCGCCGCCGAGCTGAAGATCGGCCTTGGTGAACTGCGGGAGCTCTACGCGCAGCTCCAGCTGACCAGCGTCGTGGCACTGGACGAGCTGATCGCGGCGGGCCGGAGTACCGGTGGTGCGGGTTCGTCCCTGGCCGAGTCCTTGCCGGACGAGGGCGCGGAGGACCCGATCGCGACCCTGGTCGACCTGGACAGTCGCCGCCAGCTCGCCGACGCGATCGCGCAGCTCGCCGAACGGGACCGGGTCGTGGTCACGCTGTACTACTTCGAGAACCTGACGTTGGCCGAGATCGGCAAGGTCCTAGGCGTGACCGAATCCCGAGTCTGCCAGCTACACACTCGCGCGGTGTTGCGCCTGCGCACCAAGCTGAACGAACAGCTGGAGGCCTAG